A part of Drosophila ananassae strain 14024-0371.13 chromosome 2R, ASM1763931v2, whole genome shotgun sequence genomic DNA contains:
- the LOC6507739 gene encoding phospholipid-transporting ATPase ABCA3 isoform X4 has product MALKCLTILCKNFKTYTRIDIIIYLLLPMLMLHLVWMRCRQNGENPSHCFIRSDGMLGNNVKLNSLYNTMESVAEMSPEKVLLLYSNEDSITASLASALKNALKLRNVLEVESESDLEEKLFNGNYLGGIGWKSNKDYRNVTIRFPSTLRSAPIEVWETDKIKSETIETTSYYKNEGFVQIIYAITAFLNNKDISKVAQVYKDSKVRILSRPFIFDKANKKDFYEKLQDPIKELGENVLPFYLGILYIYPFVRLVMYMQTEKTKQLNDLMNIAGANRFFHYLCWFVSSLIVLSVINVLTVFVLKAPICNNGNILNCSSFTALLLFFSIWSVSGICFCFLLNSLLQKVILSAFVVAFFCILGYLLYIFLKPTVLILRYVLYILFQYAFLVGLGEIIHSEAESDGLRMNSITHTGNLFKASNEGNLPHNFVDIPIIMLIVAAASLILCLFIELCFPGRYGVSKLRTSHSKKGYDHPAVVQAHMINKWQKNKMPLKNFTMNMYDDQITTILGLSDSGKSAAANSISGSSPGNSGWVKVDDYDIIKRHSAARSSLGLSPQHRPLFGSLTVKEHLDFFSSLRGGPKRGVSKKRSTQKYLKALDLDNVASVKARNLSDSDRKRLSVACAFCGDPRIIILDEPTEGLEPSERRLMWDFLQSEKRCRTIIVTTYHIEEADFLADRVAILCDGQIIFNGTSVFLRNSYGSGYQLVCSQGQISVEPIITNMVLKHIPDTSSSGDRPCEVSYNIPQTSCRSIVPLLRELEGSEHSYNMEAIQIGTTPIIEKFVNATTPACNGFSKCNLMSNTSAPDECLLRGCRLCCNQWKAMCLKKVYHTKHNCLFFFPLLLTLLMAAAGLLTRFKSLPVPLKYRDENSRNFVSQEPFLLDLKSYGSNCSYAFVTKKSEKERHSLVSALQQKSSCHLDYIREEDLNKNRESYNEKYILALQINKCEILTYYSTKWLHSEAVCAAIMGKFANADVLNRACTDEKIEIPKKSIDFYNHPYRSIQYNVNSTVLQVECFESGAFYLLFLVLSIFSGFFAASIIRERVIGFKLLQQVEGLNMATFWLSHLLWDWMWLSILSILLLIIMYLIMDKEFNDETVGYAYALILFNLAQLPFLYLLMQLFKRKIFGWIIPILLLFLMAIPFVLAAPDVPFGVFYLVPIYTAIALVHSICIHKSSYEVCKGRNDKRYGGCGLESFLAPLFTLTGPE; this is encoded by the exons ATGGCGTTAAAATGCCTGACAATATTgtgcaaaaatttcaaaacttATACCAGAATAGACATTATAATTTATCTCCTTTTGCCAATGCTTATGTTACATTTGGTTTGGATGCGGTGTAGGCAAAATGGCGAAAACCCATCACATTGTTTCATACGGAGTGATGGAATGCTAGGAAATAATGTAAAACTCAACAGCCTATA taaTACAATGGAGAGCGTTGCAGAAATGAGTCCTGAGAAGGTCCTGTTGTTATATTCGAACGAAGACTCAATAACCGCATCACTTGCATCTGCCTTGAAAAATGCCTTAAAGTTGAGAAACGTTCTTGAGGTCGAGTCTGAAAGCGATTTGGAAGAGAAGCTATTTAACGGAAACTATTTGGGCGGTATCGGTTGGAAATCGAATAAAGATTACAGAAACGTAACCATTCGCTTCCCCAGTACTCTTCGAAGTGCACCAATTGAGGTGTGGGAAACAGATAAGATAAAATCGGAAACAATTGAGACAACATCTTATTATAAAAACGAGGGATTCGTACAAATAATATATGCCATAACAGcatttttaaacaataaaGATATAAGTAAAGTTGCCCAGGTGTACAAAGACAGCAAAGTGAGAATATTATCCAGACCATTCATTTTTgataaagcaaataaaaaggaCTTCTATGAAAAGCTTCAAGATCCAATCAAGGAACTTGGTGAAAATGTATTGCCCTTTTACTTGGGTATCCTCTATATTTATCCTTTCGTTCGGCTGGTAATG TATATGCAAACAGAAAAGACAAAGCAGCTAAATGATTTAATGAATATTGCTGGAGCAAATCGGTTTTTTCACTATCTATGCTGGTTTGTTTCTTCTTTAATTGTATTAAGTGTCATTAATGTTTTAActgtttttgtattgaaa GCACCTATCTGCAACAATGGAAACATTTTAAACTGCTCTTCTTTTACAGCcttattgctatttttttcaatttggtCAGTATCGGgcatttgtttttgctttttactGAACAGTTTACTTCAAAAAGTCATATTATCAGCATTTGTAGTGGCTTTCTTTTGCATTCTTGGTTATCTCCTGTACATATTTTTGAAGCCAACTGTATTGATTTTGAGATATGTATTATACATCTTATTTCAATATGCCTTCTTAGTTGGTCTTGGCGAAATTATTCATTCCGAAGCTGAGAGCGATGGATTGAGAATGAATAGCATTACTCATACAGGGAATCTATTTAAGGCCTCTAATGAAGGAAATTTACCCCATAATTTTGTGGACATTCCGATAATAATGTTAATTGTGGCAGCAGCATCTTTGATCCTGTGTCTTTTTATTGAGTTATGTTTTCCGGGAAGATATGGGGTTTCAAAACTGCGTACCTCACATTCTAAGAAAGGATACGACCATCCTGCTGTGGTGCAAGCCCATATGATTaataaatggcaaaaaaataaaatgcctCTGAAAAACTTCACCATGAACATGTACGATGATCAAATAACTACTATACTGGGCCTATCCGATTCGGGTAAGTCGGCCGCAGCTAATTCGATTTCCGGCAGTAGCCCCGGAAATTCCGGATGGGTAAAAGTCGATGATTATGATATTATTAAAAGACATAGTGCTGCCCGATCTTCGTTGGGCTTGTCGCCACAGCATAGACCTCTCTTCGGTTCATTAACGGTCAAAGAACATCTCGATTTCTTTTCATCTCTGCGGGGTGGTCCGAAACGTGGAGTATCAAAAAAGCGTTCTACCCAGAAGTATTTGAAAGCTTTGGACCTCGACAACGTCGCATCTGTGAAAGCTCGAAACTTATCTGATTCCGACAGAAAGAGGCTTTCGGTTGCTTGTGCATTTTGTGGTGATCCCCGGATAATCATTTTGGACGAACCGACCGAAGGACTGGAGCCCAGTGAGCGGAGATTGATGTGGGACTTCCTGCAGTCGGAGAAACGATGTCGCACCATAATTGTGACCACGTACCATATCGAAGAAGCGGATTTTCTGGCTGATCGGGTGGCTATATTATGCGATGGGCAAATAATTTTCAATGGAACTTCTGTTTTTTTGAGAAATTCTTATGGTTCTGGTTATCAATTG gtttGCTCCCAGGGACAAATAAGTGTAGAGCCCATAATAACTAATATGGTTTTAAAGCATATACCAGACACCAGTTCATCCGGTGACAGGCCCTGTGAGGTATCCTACAATATTCCCCAAACCAGTTGTCGATCGATAGTGCCATTGCTAAGGGAGTTGGAGGGATCCGAACACAGTTACAATATGGAAGCCATTCAGATTGGAACCACACCGATCATTGAGAAGTTTGTGAACGCCACCACACCGGCTTGCAATGGATTTAGTAAGTGCAACCTGATGAGCAACACATCCGCGCCCGACGAGTGCCTTCTAAGGGGCTGTCGACTGTGCTGCAATCAATGGAAGGCCATGTGCCTTAAAAAGGTGTACCACACCAAGCACAattgcctttttttctttccACTCCTACTGACGCTGCTGATGGCCGCTGCAGGATTACTCACACGATTCAAAAGCTTACCCGTTCCACTGAAATACAGAGACGAAAACAGTCGAAATTTTGTTTCACAAGAACCCTTTCTTTTGGATTTAAAGTCCTATGGATCTAATTGCAGCTATGCATTTGTAACAAAAAAATCCGAAAAAGAAAGACATTCCCTAGTATCGGCACTTCAACAAAAAAGTTCCTGCCATCTCGATTATATTAGGGAAGAAGATCTAAATAAAAATCGAGAGAGttataatgaaaaatatattcttgccctgcaaataaataaatgtgagATTTTGACTTATTACAGCACTAAATGGTTGCATTCCGAAGCAGTTTGTGCAGCAATAATGGGAAAATTCGCCAATGC AGATGTATTAAATCGTGCTTGTACtgatgaaaaaattgaaataccCAAGAAAAGCATCGATTTTTATAATCACCCTTATCGGTCTATTCAATATAATGTAAATTCGACTGTTCTGCAAGTGGAATGTTTTGAAAGTGGTGCTTTTTATTTGCTGTTCTTAGTTTTGAGTATTTTTAGTGGATTCTTTGCTGCTTCTATTATAAGAGAACGAGTGATCGGATTCAAACTCTTGCAACAAGTGGAGGGCTTAAATATGGCCACCTTTTGGCTTTCTCACCTGCTTTGGGACTGGATGTGGCTATCCATTTTATCAATATTGTTACTCATAATAATGTACCTTATTATGGACAAGGAATTCAACGACGAGACGG TGGGCTATGCCTATGCACTGATTTTATTCAACTTGGCACAGTTACCATTCTTGTATCTTTTAATGCAAttgtttaaaagaaaaattttcgGATGGATAATACCTATACTTCTTCTGTTTTTGATGg CTATACCCTTTGTGCTAGCTGCCCCGGATGTACCTTTCGGAGTATTCTATTTGGTGCCGATTTATACTGCAATCGCTCTGGTCCATTCAATTTGCATTCACAAGTCATCTTATGAAGTTTGTAAAGGAAGAAATGATAAACGTTATGGAGGATGTG GGTTGGAATCCTTCCTTGCTCCCCTTTTCACACTTACAGGCCCTGAATAA
- the LOC6507739 gene encoding phospholipid-transporting ATPase ABCA3 isoform X3, with translation MALKCLTILCKNFKTYTRIDIIIYLLLPMLMLHLVWMRCRQNGENPSHCFIRSDGMLGNNVKLNSLYNTMESVAEMSPEKVLLLYSNEDSITASLASALKNALKLRNVLEVESESDLEEKLFNGNYLGGIGWKSNKDYRNVTIRFPSTLRSAPIEVWETDKIKSETIETTSYYKNEGFVQIIYAITAFLNNKDISKVAQVYKDSKVRILSRPFIFDKANKKDFYEKLQDPIKELGENVLPFYLGILYIYPFVRLVMYMQTEKTKQLNDLMNIAGANRFFHYLCWFVSSLIVLSVINVLTVFVLKAPICNNGNILNCSSFTALLLFFSIWSVSGICFCFLLNSLLQKVILSAFVVAFFCILGYLLYIFLKPTVLILRYVLYILFQYAFLVGLGEIIHSEAESDGLRMNSITHTGNLFKASNEGNLPHNFVDIPIIMLIVAAASLILCLFIELCFPGRYGVSKLRTSHSKKGYDHPAVVQAHMINKWQKNKMPLKNFTMNMYDDQITTILGLSDSGKSAAANSISGSSPGNSGWVKVDDYDIIKRHSAARSSLGLSPQHRPLFGSLTVKEHLDFFSSLRGGPKRGVSKKRSTQKYLKALDLDNVASVKARNLSDSDRKRLSVACAFCGDPRIIILDEPTEGLEPSERRLMWDFLQSEKRCRTIIVTTYHIEEADFLADRVAILCDGQIIFNGTSVFLRNSYGSGYQLVCSQGQISVEPIITNMVLKHIPDTSSSGDRPCEVSYNIPQTSCRSIVPLLRELEGSEHSYNMEAIQIGTTPIIEKFVNATTPACNGFSKCNLMSNTSAPDECLLRGCRLCCNQWKAMCLKKVYHTKHNCLFFFPLLLTLLMAAAGLLTRFKSLPVPLKYRDENSRNFVSQEPFLLDLKSYGSNCSYAFVTKKSEKERHSLVSALQQKSSCHLDYIREEDLNKNRESYNEKYILALQINKCEILTYYSTKWLHSEAVCAAIMGKFANADVLNRACTDEKIEIPKKSIDFYNHPYRSIQYNVNSTVLQVECFESGAFYLLFLVLSIFSGFFAASIIRERVIGFKLLQQVEGLNMATFWLSHLLWDWMWLSILSILLLIIMYLIMDKEFNDETVGYAYALILFNLAQLPFLYLLMQLFKRKIFGWIIPILLLFLMAIPFVLAAPDVPFGVFYLVPIYTAIALVHSICIHKSSYEVCKGRNDKRYGGCETHPHTTCIWAGLPYIVILIVLAMLYFLLLLLYEKGLGKNKRLISGQNRGSESGCTSDRMTRNEQRNHSLILDKVTKRHSRTPIRDISVMLKP, from the exons ATGGCGTTAAAATGCCTGACAATATTgtgcaaaaatttcaaaacttATACCAGAATAGACATTATAATTTATCTCCTTTTGCCAATGCTTATGTTACATTTGGTTTGGATGCGGTGTAGGCAAAATGGCGAAAACCCATCACATTGTTTCATACGGAGTGATGGAATGCTAGGAAATAATGTAAAACTCAACAGCCTATA taaTACAATGGAGAGCGTTGCAGAAATGAGTCCTGAGAAGGTCCTGTTGTTATATTCGAACGAAGACTCAATAACCGCATCACTTGCATCTGCCTTGAAAAATGCCTTAAAGTTGAGAAACGTTCTTGAGGTCGAGTCTGAAAGCGATTTGGAAGAGAAGCTATTTAACGGAAACTATTTGGGCGGTATCGGTTGGAAATCGAATAAAGATTACAGAAACGTAACCATTCGCTTCCCCAGTACTCTTCGAAGTGCACCAATTGAGGTGTGGGAAACAGATAAGATAAAATCGGAAACAATTGAGACAACATCTTATTATAAAAACGAGGGATTCGTACAAATAATATATGCCATAACAGcatttttaaacaataaaGATATAAGTAAAGTTGCCCAGGTGTACAAAGACAGCAAAGTGAGAATATTATCCAGACCATTCATTTTTgataaagcaaataaaaaggaCTTCTATGAAAAGCTTCAAGATCCAATCAAGGAACTTGGTGAAAATGTATTGCCCTTTTACTTGGGTATCCTCTATATTTATCCTTTCGTTCGGCTGGTAATG TATATGCAAACAGAAAAGACAAAGCAGCTAAATGATTTAATGAATATTGCTGGAGCAAATCGGTTTTTTCACTATCTATGCTGGTTTGTTTCTTCTTTAATTGTATTAAGTGTCATTAATGTTTTAActgtttttgtattgaaa GCACCTATCTGCAACAATGGAAACATTTTAAACTGCTCTTCTTTTACAGCcttattgctatttttttcaatttggtCAGTATCGGgcatttgtttttgctttttactGAACAGTTTACTTCAAAAAGTCATATTATCAGCATTTGTAGTGGCTTTCTTTTGCATTCTTGGTTATCTCCTGTACATATTTTTGAAGCCAACTGTATTGATTTTGAGATATGTATTATACATCTTATTTCAATATGCCTTCTTAGTTGGTCTTGGCGAAATTATTCATTCCGAAGCTGAGAGCGATGGATTGAGAATGAATAGCATTACTCATACAGGGAATCTATTTAAGGCCTCTAATGAAGGAAATTTACCCCATAATTTTGTGGACATTCCGATAATAATGTTAATTGTGGCAGCAGCATCTTTGATCCTGTGTCTTTTTATTGAGTTATGTTTTCCGGGAAGATATGGGGTTTCAAAACTGCGTACCTCACATTCTAAGAAAGGATACGACCATCCTGCTGTGGTGCAAGCCCATATGATTaataaatggcaaaaaaataaaatgcctCTGAAAAACTTCACCATGAACATGTACGATGATCAAATAACTACTATACTGGGCCTATCCGATTCGGGTAAGTCGGCCGCAGCTAATTCGATTTCCGGCAGTAGCCCCGGAAATTCCGGATGGGTAAAAGTCGATGATTATGATATTATTAAAAGACATAGTGCTGCCCGATCTTCGTTGGGCTTGTCGCCACAGCATAGACCTCTCTTCGGTTCATTAACGGTCAAAGAACATCTCGATTTCTTTTCATCTCTGCGGGGTGGTCCGAAACGTGGAGTATCAAAAAAGCGTTCTACCCAGAAGTATTTGAAAGCTTTGGACCTCGACAACGTCGCATCTGTGAAAGCTCGAAACTTATCTGATTCCGACAGAAAGAGGCTTTCGGTTGCTTGTGCATTTTGTGGTGATCCCCGGATAATCATTTTGGACGAACCGACCGAAGGACTGGAGCCCAGTGAGCGGAGATTGATGTGGGACTTCCTGCAGTCGGAGAAACGATGTCGCACCATAATTGTGACCACGTACCATATCGAAGAAGCGGATTTTCTGGCTGATCGGGTGGCTATATTATGCGATGGGCAAATAATTTTCAATGGAACTTCTGTTTTTTTGAGAAATTCTTATGGTTCTGGTTATCAATTG gtttGCTCCCAGGGACAAATAAGTGTAGAGCCCATAATAACTAATATGGTTTTAAAGCATATACCAGACACCAGTTCATCCGGTGACAGGCCCTGTGAGGTATCCTACAATATTCCCCAAACCAGTTGTCGATCGATAGTGCCATTGCTAAGGGAGTTGGAGGGATCCGAACACAGTTACAATATGGAAGCCATTCAGATTGGAACCACACCGATCATTGAGAAGTTTGTGAACGCCACCACACCGGCTTGCAATGGATTTAGTAAGTGCAACCTGATGAGCAACACATCCGCGCCCGACGAGTGCCTTCTAAGGGGCTGTCGACTGTGCTGCAATCAATGGAAGGCCATGTGCCTTAAAAAGGTGTACCACACCAAGCACAattgcctttttttctttccACTCCTACTGACGCTGCTGATGGCCGCTGCAGGATTACTCACACGATTCAAAAGCTTACCCGTTCCACTGAAATACAGAGACGAAAACAGTCGAAATTTTGTTTCACAAGAACCCTTTCTTTTGGATTTAAAGTCCTATGGATCTAATTGCAGCTATGCATTTGTAACAAAAAAATCCGAAAAAGAAAGACATTCCCTAGTATCGGCACTTCAACAAAAAAGTTCCTGCCATCTCGATTATATTAGGGAAGAAGATCTAAATAAAAATCGAGAGAGttataatgaaaaatatattcttgccctgcaaataaataaatgtgagATTTTGACTTATTACAGCACTAAATGGTTGCATTCCGAAGCAGTTTGTGCAGCAATAATGGGAAAATTCGCCAATGC AGATGTATTAAATCGTGCTTGTACtgatgaaaaaattgaaataccCAAGAAAAGCATCGATTTTTATAATCACCCTTATCGGTCTATTCAATATAATGTAAATTCGACTGTTCTGCAAGTGGAATGTTTTGAAAGTGGTGCTTTTTATTTGCTGTTCTTAGTTTTGAGTATTTTTAGTGGATTCTTTGCTGCTTCTATTATAAGAGAACGAGTGATCGGATTCAAACTCTTGCAACAAGTGGAGGGCTTAAATATGGCCACCTTTTGGCTTTCTCACCTGCTTTGGGACTGGATGTGGCTATCCATTTTATCAATATTGTTACTCATAATAATGTACCTTATTATGGACAAGGAATTCAACGACGAGACGG TGGGCTATGCCTATGCACTGATTTTATTCAACTTGGCACAGTTACCATTCTTGTATCTTTTAATGCAAttgtttaaaagaaaaattttcgGATGGATAATACCTATACTTCTTCTGTTTTTGATGg CTATACCCTTTGTGCTAGCTGCCCCGGATGTACCTTTCGGAGTATTCTATTTGGTGCCGATTTATACTGCAATCGCTCTGGTCCATTCAATTTGCATTCACAAGTCATCTTATGAAGTTTGTAAAGGAAGAAATGATAAACGTTATGGAGGATGTG AGACCCATCCACATACGACCTGCATCTGGGCTGGTTTACCATATATTGTGATACTTATAGTTTTAGCTatgctttattttttgctcCTTTTACTCTATGAGAAGGGATTGGGAAAAAATAAGAGACT tatttCAGGTCAAAACAGAGGATCTGAGAGCGGTTGTACTTCAGACAGGATGACTCGGAATGAACAGCGTAATCATAGTCTAATTTTGGATAAAGTAACTAAACGTCATTCCAGAACTCCCATACGGGATATATCTGTGATGCTTAAACCGTAG